Proteins from a genomic interval of Haloferax marinisediminis:
- a CDS encoding carbohydrate ABC transporter permease, translating into MSTALKSRVAAAQRALREHELDGTTLLLAACFVPMLVFFLVVWVIPIVYALGMSLFTSPVRNPEFVGLGNYISLLGSGEFWGFLWNSIVYAVSTTALSLVIGLGLALVINQRIRGGDALRTLMIFPYLLPTLVVIFMWKFILDPNIGILNQFLVEAGLIDKPIAFFSTLEFAMPAVVITSVWKFASFAFFILLARLQAIDPDLYERARVEGATTWQAFRDITFPHLRGAILIILLVRGIWMFNKFDIIYLSTHGGPLKQTTTLPIRVYQIAFSEVNFGMATALAGIMFFLLAVVAVVYFRAFAPEKEVA; encoded by the coding sequence ATGAGTACGGCGCTCAAATCACGGGTGGCAGCAGCCCAACGTGCGCTTCGTGAGCATGAACTCGACGGCACGACACTCCTACTAGCGGCGTGTTTCGTCCCGATGCTCGTCTTCTTCCTCGTCGTGTGGGTGATCCCAATCGTTTACGCGCTGGGGATGAGCCTGTTCACGTCGCCGGTTCGAAACCCAGAGTTCGTCGGCCTCGGGAACTACATCTCGCTTCTCGGGAGCGGCGAGTTCTGGGGCTTCCTCTGGAACAGCATCGTTTACGCAGTCTCGACAACGGCCCTGAGTCTCGTCATTGGGCTCGGACTTGCGCTCGTCATCAACCAGCGCATCCGTGGTGGCGACGCGCTGCGGACGTTGATGATCTTCCCATACCTGCTACCCACGCTCGTTGTCATCTTCATGTGGAAGTTCATCTTGGATCCAAACATCGGGATTCTGAACCAGTTCCTCGTCGAAGCAGGTCTAATCGACAAACCCATCGCGTTCTTTTCGACGCTCGAGTTTGCGATGCCTGCCGTCGTCATCACGAGTGTCTGGAAGTTCGCGAGTTTCGCGTTTTTCATCTTGCTCGCTCGACTGCAAGCAATCGACCCTGACCTCTATGAACGGGCACGAGTCGAAGGGGCAACCACGTGGCAAGCGTTTCGCGACATCACGTTCCCACATCTCCGTGGAGCGATCTTAATCATCCTCCTCGTTCGAGGGATCTGGATGTTCAACAAGTTCGACATCATCTACCTATCGACCCACGGAGGCCCACTCAAACAGACGACCACACTCCCGATTCGCGTCTACCAAATCGCGTTCAGTGAGGTTAACTTCGGTATGGCGACAGCCCTCGCCGGAATCATGTTCTTCCTCCTCGCGGTCGTTGCAGTGGTCTACTTCCGCGCGTTCGCCCCCGAAAAGGAGGTCGCATAA
- a CDS encoding ABC transporter substrate-binding protein has product MNDEKQSQGGRTEKGRGSSRRGFLTAVGSAAAVATAGCLGGGDSGGSNKPIRYLTDRGDSKEVMDEIIAEFEEETGYTVEMIYTAKGTSSDAEMQKMVAAGNPPDLLFDTSTDAYRLQRDGVLAPVTSAVQDNDLPDPVNVGGDSYFAAAMVEPLMAWYRNDIYTERPSSWSEWVEAAGDVSSNESMEGYVIQSGQTNNADTQMTQYLWQNDVDIYSGPSDGIEVTLDGDGNREAAIETFEWVQAMAEHSPNGSGWGWGDAIGALQQENAAAIASVGGLPILTIEGNRPDLVEKLSPMGFPVPEGGDQDKWWAYMEGHLVRNDGQNTEGAQAFVDFFTQSSRFYDFVLSAPLFQFPPTREQLDAPEVTENEVIQQYPEVIELVRNNWDAFTTVLATGDDGAPNIVAADAYGEQLFGQAADQLLVGGLTPEETVDWLAEQLRGLQ; this is encoded by the coding sequence ATGAACGATGAGAAACAATCGCAAGGTGGTCGGACGGAGAAGGGTCGAGGGTCGTCGCGTCGTGGATTCCTAACGGCTGTTGGGAGTGCTGCAGCAGTTGCAACAGCAGGCTGCCTCGGTGGGGGAGATTCTGGTGGTTCGAACAAACCGATTCGATACCTGACGGACCGCGGTGACTCCAAGGAGGTCATGGACGAAATCATCGCCGAATTCGAAGAAGAGACCGGATACACAGTCGAGATGATTTACACAGCGAAGGGTACCTCATCCGACGCAGAGATGCAGAAGATGGTCGCAGCAGGCAACCCCCCGGACCTTCTGTTCGACACCTCGACAGACGCATACCGGCTCCAACGAGACGGAGTCCTCGCTCCTGTCACGAGTGCAGTCCAGGATAACGACCTTCCAGATCCGGTTAACGTCGGTGGCGATTCGTATTTCGCAGCCGCAATGGTCGAGCCACTGATGGCATGGTACCGAAACGACATCTACACTGAGCGACCGTCTTCGTGGAGTGAATGGGTTGAGGCTGCGGGTGATGTGTCTTCGAACGAGTCGATGGAGGGGTACGTCATCCAGTCTGGACAGACGAACAACGCAGACACCCAGATGACGCAGTATCTCTGGCAGAACGATGTCGATATCTACAGTGGTCCGTCCGATGGAATCGAGGTTACACTCGACGGCGACGGAAATCGAGAGGCTGCAATCGAGACGTTCGAGTGGGTACAGGCGATGGCAGAGCATTCTCCAAACGGCTCTGGATGGGGATGGGGAGATGCTATTGGAGCCCTTCAGCAGGAAAACGCCGCAGCCATAGCCAGTGTTGGTGGGCTTCCAATCTTGACGATCGAGGGGAACCGACCGGACCTCGTGGAAAAACTCAGTCCTATGGGGTTCCCGGTGCCAGAAGGTGGCGACCAAGACAAGTGGTGGGCATACATGGAAGGCCACCTCGTTCGAAACGATGGACAGAACACTGAAGGTGCACAGGCGTTCGTCGACTTCTTCACGCAGTCGTCTCGATTCTACGACTTCGTCCTGTCGGCACCATTGTTCCAGTTCCCGCCGACGAGAGAGCAACTCGACGCACCCGAAGTGACCGAAAACGAGGTCATCCAGCAGTACCCAGAAGTGATCGAGCTTGTCCGAAACAACTGGGACGCGTTCACGACCGTTCTTGCCACCGGTGACGACGGTGCTCCAAACATCGTTGCGGCTGACGCGTACGGTGAACAACTCTTCGGACAGGCGGCAGACCAACTTCTCGTGGGCGGACTCACACCCGAAGAGACCGTCGATTGGTTGGCCGAGCAACTTCGCGGACTGCAATGA